One Fusarium falciforme chromosome 1, complete sequence genomic window carries:
- a CDS encoding CBF domain-containing protein, which translates to MPKAATEERSKRKRSSTQEKPTKRRRSSSASDESEDPNAKILLMEQGILESRKNYNDITVLLSTANDFKKGEPESMLATVALCRIFVRLLTQGALIAKKSLSEKDLVVVGWLKEQFGEFKKTLLAMLRDEELAPTALTLCMRTLKAEGQFMYDKEEYIFPRAFHRDIMESLLVSENEDASNVYIEEFAEQYDDIRYFTFSSVKYIVEKQSDDNASPELFDRCFALLSALDGVPESADELEDYYVPRPKKKAHPLRNVTQHKKQGQEAWLAIMTLAEEKEQRKRILDIISTVIAPWFTKPELLADFLTNSYDVGGSMSLLALSGVFYLISERNLDYPSFYTKLYSLLDRDILHSKHRSRFFRLLDTFLASTHLPAALVASFIKRLARLSLNAPPSAIVFVTPWIYNLLKRHPTCTFMIHREERDPEVKKHMSEHGAEDPFLPEETDPMETQAIDSCLWELVQLQSHYHPNVATITKVISEQFTKVSYNIEDFLDHSYATLLEAEMTKNVKKAPVVEFHIPKKVFLPHEAGDAEPDSLLVKLWDFGGSPQTAEVA; encoded by the exons ATGCCCAAGGCCGCTACAGAAGAGCGCTCCAAGCGCAAGAGGTCCTCAACTCAAGAGAAGCCCACCAAGAGACGGAGGTCATCAAGCGCCAGCGATGAGTCCGAGGATCCCAACGCCAAGATCCTTCTCATGGAGCAAGGCATTCTAGAGTCGAGGAAGAACTACAACGACATCACCGTCCTCCTCAGCACCGCCAATGACTTCAAAAAGGGCGAGCCCGAGAGCATGCTGGCGACCGTCGCGCTCTGCCGCATCTTTGTGCGGTTGCTCACCCAGGGTGCTCTCATCGCCAAGAAGAGCCTATCCGAGAAGGACTTGGTCGTGGTCGGCTGGCTCAAGGAGCAGTTCGGAGAGTTTAAGAAGACTCTGCTCGCAATGCTTCGGGATGAGGAGCTGGCCCCGACCGCCCTGACTCTTTGCATGAGGACGCTCAAGGCTGAGGGGCAGTTCATGTACGACAAGGAGGAGTACATTTTCCCTCGGGCATTCCATCGCGACATTATGGAATCACTCCTTGTGAGTGAGAATGAGGACGCAAGCAATGTCTATATCGAGGAGTTTGCTGAGCAGTACGACGACATCCGCTACTTTACATTCAGCTCAGTCAA ATACATTGTAGAGAAACAGTCAGACGACAATGCTTCACCAGAACTCTTTGATCGATGCTTTGCGCTCTTGTCAGCTCTGGATGGCGTCCCAGAGTCCGCtgatgagctggaggatTATTACGTCCCAcggccaaagaagaaggctcaTCCTCTTCGAAATGTCACCCAGCACAAgaagcaaggccaagaggcATGGCTTGCCATCATGACCCTCGCCGAGGAAAAGGAGCAGCGCAAGCGGATActcgacatcatctcgacCGTGATTGCTCCCTGGTTCACAAAGCCCGAGCTGCTCGCCGACTTCCTGACCAACTCTTACGACGTCGGCGGTTCCATGTCCCTCCTAGCCCTTTCGGGTGTCTTTTACTTGATCTCGGAGCGGAATCTGGACTACCCCTCCTTCTACACAAAACTCTACTCCCTTCTGGATCGCGATATTCTTCACTCCAAGCACCGATCACGATTCTTCCGCCTATTGGACACCTTCCTCGCCTCAACCCATCTTCCGGCGGCGCTCGTCGCCAGCTTTATCAAGCGCCTCGCCCGGCTTTCGCTGAATGCGCCCCCCAGCGCCATCGTCTTTGTGACCCCTTGGATTTACAACCTGCTTAAGCGTCACCCGACATGCACATTCATGATTCAccgagaggagagggaccccgaggtcaagaagcacaTGAGCGAACATGGCGCTGAGGACCCATTCCTGCCGGAGGAGACGGACCCAATGGAGACGCAGGCGATTGACAGCTGTCTCTGGGAGCTTGTGCAGCTCCAGTCTCATTATCACCCGAACGTTGCCACTATTACCAAGGTCATCTCTGAGCAGTTCACCAAAGTTTCTTACAACATTGAGGATTTCCTCGACCACTCATATGCTACT ctcctcgaggccgagatgacCAAGAACGTCAAGAAGGCACCTGTGGTCGAGTTCCACATTCCCAAAAAAGTCTTCTTGCCTCATGAGGCCGGTGACGCTGAGCCCGACAGCCTGCTTGTCAAGCTGTGGGACTTTGGGGGATCGCCCCAGACCGCTGAAGTTGCGTGA